In the Euphorbia lathyris chromosome 5, ddEupLath1.1, whole genome shotgun sequence genome, one interval contains:
- the LOC136230285 gene encoding dof zinc finger protein DOF5.7 has translation MSSNNPHGKQATKEDNQSSGNRKTPASKPQEQALKCPRCDSPNTKFCYYNNYSLTQPRHFCKTCRRYWTKGGALRNVPIGGGCRKNKKMKSSSRLSGDSKDSSESSEIGGFKFFHGLSPAMDFNLGGLSFPRLNPSPSSLYNQFSPFGDISATSVAAASNPCFSLDPSGTSPAAMGFNYPLTGYNGAIVNHDVGASMNVHTNLASSIESLSSINQDLHWKLQQQRLAMLFGGDDQKDSSVNSSLPIENHQPQKPQPILFQNLEISKPEVSGLGNNSRKEGDTATEWFFGNSYSQVNPTPANSNSNGNENTATGNWNHNGVQAWGDLHQYNGLP, from the coding sequence ATGTCCTCCAACAATCCTCATGGAAAGCAAGCTACAAAGGAGGATAATCAGAGCTCCGGCAACCGGAAAACACCTGCCTCAAAGCCACAAGAGCAAGCTTTAAAGTGCCCAAGATGTGACTCTCCCAACACTAAATTCTGCTACTACAACAATTACAGCCTAACTCAACCTAGACACTTTTGCAAGACTTGTAGACGATACTGGACTAAAGGCGGAGCTTTGCGAAACGTTCCTATAGGCGGTGGCTGCAGGAAAAACAAGAAGATGAAATCATCCTCCAGACTCTCCGGTGACTCTAAAGACTCCAGTGAGTCATCAGAGATCGGTGGTTTCAAGTTCTTTCATGGTCTTTCACCAGCCATGGATTTTAATCTCGGTGGCTTATCGTTTCCTAGGCTTAATCCTTCACCAAGTAGCTTATATAATCAGTTTTCTCCATTTGGGGATATTTCTGCAACTTCAGTAGCAGCTGCTTCTAATCCTTGTTTCAGCCTTGATCCATCTGGAACCTCCCCAGCAGCTATGGGGTTTAATTATCCACTTACTGGATATAACGGTGCAATTGTAAATCATGATGTTGGTGCATCCATGAATGTTCACACTAATCTCGCATCTTCAATTGAGTCATTGAGTTCCATAAACCAAGATTTGCACTGGAAGCTACAGCAGCAGCGATTAGCGATGCTTTTTGGAGGAGATGATCAGAAAGACAGCAGCGTTAATTCTTCACTTCCGATTGAAAACCATCAGCCGCAGAAGCCTCAGCCAATCTTATTTCAAAATCTTGAAATTTCAAAGCCAGAAGTAAGCGGTCTAGGTAATAATTCTAGAAAAGAAGGTGACACAGCAACCGAGTGGTTCTTTGGGAATTCATACTCGCAAGTAAATCCAACTCCGGCGAATAGTAACAGCAATGGCAATGAAAACACAGCAACAGGTAACTGGAATCATAATGGTGTTCAAGCTTGGGGTGATTTGCATCAATACAACGGTTTGCCCTAG